The following are encoded together in the Gilvimarinus sp. DA14 genome:
- the secB gene encoding protein-export chaperone SecB, giving the protein MSEENTQEAQANGQDQAAPSFSIKRVYLKDLSFETPMGLEGFNQKQPPKIEQELNVQVHRVDEVHHEVVLLLTITAKIEDRVAFLIEVKQAGLFAISGMDNNMMAQIINANCPNILFPYARETIDGVLTRGSFAPLMLPPINFDAVFAQALSSAQKQAAEKAQAGEQTDA; this is encoded by the coding sequence ATGTCAGAAGAAAACACCCAAGAGGCCCAGGCCAACGGACAAGACCAGGCCGCGCCTTCTTTCTCCATCAAGCGCGTGTATCTGAAAGACCTGTCGTTCGAAACCCCCATGGGCTTGGAAGGCTTTAATCAGAAACAGCCGCCTAAGATTGAGCAGGAACTGAACGTTCAGGTGCATCGTGTTGATGAAGTTCATCACGAAGTGGTGCTGCTGCTGACCATAACCGCCAAAATTGAAGATCGCGTGGCTTTTCTGATTGAAGTGAAGCAGGCCGGCCTGTTTGCCATTAGCGGTATGGACAACAACATGATGGCGCAGATTATCAACGCCAACTGTCCTAATATTCTCTTCCCCTACGCGCGCGAAACCATTGATGGCGTTCTTACTCGCGGCTCTTTTGCGCCGTTGATGTTGCCACCGATTAACTTTGACGCGGTGTTTGCGCAGGCCCTTAGCAGCGCGCAAAAACAGGCCGCCGAAAAAGCACAAGCGGGCGAACAAACGGACGCCTAA
- a CDS encoding rhodanese-like domain-containing protein, translating to MDDLFVFLSQEWMLVGILVVLIYVYAWRERLKNGQPITTSEATVLINSDAAVWLDVRDSGEFKSGHMVDAVNIPFSKLSEQIDSLEKYRDKTLIVVDKMGQHAGSAGRQLGAKGFTVRRLSGGISEWQNQSLPLVKK from the coding sequence GTGGACGATTTATTTGTATTTTTGAGTCAGGAGTGGATGCTGGTTGGCATTCTAGTGGTGCTTATTTATGTCTACGCCTGGCGCGAGCGCTTGAAAAATGGTCAGCCGATCACCACATCTGAGGCGACGGTTCTGATTAACTCCGATGCCGCTGTGTGGCTGGATGTGCGCGACAGTGGCGAATTCAAGTCTGGCCATATGGTCGATGCGGTCAATATTCCCTTTTCCAAATTGTCCGAACAGATCGACAGCTTGGAAAAGTACCGCGATAAAACTCTGATCGTGGTGGATAAAATGGGGCAGCACGCCGGCAGTGCCGGGCGTCAGCTGGGCGCCAAAGGTTTCACCGTGCGCCGTTTGTCCGGTGGCATCAGCGAGTGGCAAAATCAGAGTTTACCGCTGGTTAAAAAGTAA
- the grxC gene encoding glutaredoxin 3, producing the protein MYTTAICPFCVNAKRLLASKGVEVEEIRVDREPGLRQKMMAESGQQTVPQIWIGERHVGGFTDLWALDKRGELDALLAG; encoded by the coding sequence ATGTACACCACCGCCATTTGCCCGTTTTGCGTTAATGCCAAGCGTCTGTTGGCGAGCAAGGGGGTAGAGGTAGAAGAAATTCGCGTCGATCGCGAGCCCGGTTTGCGCCAGAAAATGATGGCAGAGAGTGGTCAGCAGACGGTACCGCAAATTTGGATTGGCGAGCGCCATGTGGGTGGCTTTACCGACTTGTGGGCGCTGGATAAGCGCGGCGAGCTGGATGCGTTGCTGGCCGGTTAA
- a CDS encoding murein hydrolase activator EnvC produces MPGRKLLRLPATGSNTRQRQWRCRVFALLVMFFCTPLSFGADDAAEYQQKLKELKATIEKLKHELDDVKGEKGKLQKQLEKSESDIGELENKVDSLNREIDQQDQELQSLQQQQQELQQQRQAQQQQIATQVQSAYRAGPQGPLKMLLNQESPERITRLNKYHDYLLSARSDKLASYRATLDKLNAIEPDIIATRDGLKRRKDELAQQRQRLQSEQRERSATLKKLEAVIANKDAELASERQNSQRLNALLAEMTATLGSANPSNIRFSRLQGKLPWPTEGKLRHSFGSRRVGDQLRWEGMVIEAPSGAPVQAVHSGHVIFADYLRGHGLLVIIDHGEGFMSLYGHNQSLLKQLGDYVDAGEAIARVGNSGGQNYSGLYFEIRHRGQPTNPNKWLARA; encoded by the coding sequence ATGCCAGGGCGCAAGTTGCTTCGTTTACCCGCAACAGGCAGCAACACCCGACAGCGCCAATGGCGCTGTCGGGTGTTTGCGTTGCTAGTGATGTTTTTCTGCACCCCTCTCAGCTTTGGTGCCGACGACGCTGCGGAGTATCAGCAAAAGCTTAAAGAGCTGAAAGCCACCATCGAAAAACTCAAACACGAGCTGGACGATGTAAAAGGCGAAAAAGGCAAACTGCAAAAGCAGTTGGAAAAATCCGAGAGCGATATCGGCGAGTTGGAAAATAAAGTCGACTCACTCAACCGAGAAATCGACCAACAAGATCAGGAACTGCAAAGCCTGCAGCAGCAACAACAAGAGCTGCAACAGCAGCGTCAGGCGCAGCAGCAGCAAATCGCCACTCAGGTGCAAAGCGCTTACCGCGCCGGCCCCCAAGGGCCTTTGAAAATGCTGCTGAACCAAGAATCTCCCGAGCGGATCACCAGGCTCAACAAATACCACGACTATCTGCTCAGTGCGCGCAGCGATAAACTGGCAAGCTATCGCGCCACGCTCGACAAGCTCAATGCCATCGAGCCCGACATTATCGCCACCCGCGACGGCCTTAAGCGCCGCAAAGATGAGCTGGCGCAGCAGCGGCAACGGCTGCAATCCGAGCAGCGCGAGCGCTCCGCTACCTTAAAAAAACTAGAGGCGGTCATCGCCAACAAAGACGCGGAACTGGCCAGCGAACGACAAAACAGCCAGCGCCTCAATGCCCTGCTGGCAGAAATGACCGCTACCCTGGGCAGTGCCAACCCCTCCAATATTCGCTTTAGTCGCCTGCAGGGCAAGCTGCCATGGCCCACCGAGGGCAAACTAAGGCACAGCTTCGGCAGCCGGCGGGTGGGCGACCAGCTGCGCTGGGAGGGTATGGTCATCGAGGCTCCTAGTGGCGCGCCCGTGCAGGCGGTGCACAGCGGGCATGTGATTTTTGCCGATTATCTGCGCGGCCATGGTCTGCTGGTGATTATCGATCACGGCGAAGGGTTTATGAGCCTATATGGTCACAATCAGAGTCTGCTTAAACAGCTCGGCGATTACGTCGACGCCGGCGAGGCCATCGCCCGGGTGGGTAACAGTGGCGGGCAGAATTACTCGGGCCTGTATTTTGAAATTCGCCACCGGGGCCAGCCCACCAACCCCAACAAATGGCTGGCACGGGCCTGA
- the gpmM gene encoding 2,3-bisphosphoglycerate-independent phosphoglycerate mutase, which produces MTAKKKPMVLLVLDGFGYSEKTEHNAIYSANTPVWDDLWNNCPRNLIGTSGMAVGLPEGQMGNSEVGHMTLGAGRVVYQSFTRINKAIEDGEFANNPAYTKAIDQAKDKGKAVHIIGLLSPGGVHAHEDHIFAMIKAAAERGAKDIYLHAFLDGRDTAPRSAEASLQKAQDLFAEIGTGRVASICGRYFAMDRDNRWDRVEQCYNVMVTGESEYDAETAVEGLKAAYARDENDEFVKATVIAAEGEEVATISDGDSVIFMNFRPDRAREITRALIEPEFDGFERKLVPQLGEFVMTTEYAADIKASCAFPPQALTNSFGEYLQNQGKTQLRIAETEKYAHVTFFFNGGQEAVFEGEDRILVPSPDVATYDLKPEMSAPEVTDKLVEAIESGKYDAVICNYANGDMVGHSGVFEAAVAAVEAVDACVGRVVEATRKAGGEVLITADHGNCEEMFDPESGQVSTQHSTLPVPLVYVSERKGTIADGGSLADVAPTMLHLMGLAQPEEMGGRNLITLEG; this is translated from the coding sequence ATGACTGCCAAGAAAAAACCTATGGTGTTGCTGGTTCTGGATGGCTTTGGCTACTCCGAAAAAACCGAGCACAATGCAATTTACAGCGCGAATACCCCGGTATGGGACGACCTGTGGAATAACTGCCCCAGAAACCTGATTGGCACTTCTGGTATGGCAGTAGGCCTGCCCGAAGGGCAGATGGGTAACAGTGAAGTGGGACACATGACCCTGGGGGCCGGGCGCGTGGTTTACCAGAGCTTCACTCGCATCAACAAAGCCATCGAAGATGGCGAGTTTGCCAACAATCCGGCTTACACCAAAGCCATCGACCAGGCCAAAGACAAGGGTAAAGCCGTGCATATTATCGGCTTGCTCTCGCCCGGCGGTGTACACGCCCACGAAGACCACATCTTCGCCATGATAAAAGCCGCCGCTGAGCGCGGCGCCAAGGACATTTACCTGCACGCCTTCTTGGACGGCCGCGATACCGCACCGCGCAGTGCTGAAGCTTCGCTGCAAAAAGCGCAGGACCTGTTTGCCGAAATCGGCACAGGTCGGGTCGCCAGCATTTGCGGCCGCTACTTTGCGATGGACCGTGACAACCGCTGGGATCGAGTGGAACAGTGCTATAACGTGATGGTAACCGGTGAATCCGAATACGACGCCGAAACCGCCGTTGAAGGCTTAAAAGCGGCTTACGCCCGTGACGAAAACGATGAGTTTGTGAAGGCCACAGTGATTGCCGCCGAGGGCGAAGAAGTCGCCACCATTAGCGATGGCGACTCGGTCATCTTTATGAACTTCCGCCCCGATCGCGCCCGCGAAATTACCCGCGCCTTGATCGAACCCGAGTTCGACGGCTTTGAACGCAAGCTGGTGCCTCAGCTGGGTGAATTTGTCATGACCACCGAGTACGCTGCCGACATCAAAGCCAGCTGCGCTTTCCCGCCCCAGGCGCTCACCAACTCGTTTGGCGAGTACCTGCAAAACCAGGGCAAAACCCAGCTGCGCATCGCCGAGACGGAAAAATACGCCCACGTCACCTTCTTCTTTAACGGCGGCCAAGAGGCAGTATTTGAAGGTGAAGACCGCATTCTGGTGCCCTCGCCCGATGTTGCCACCTACGATCTTAAGCCGGAAATGAGCGCCCCGGAAGTAACCGACAAGTTGGTAGAAGCCATTGAGTCGGGCAAATACGACGCCGTTATCTGTAACTATGCCAACGGCGATATGGTGGGACACTCGGGCGTGTTCGAAGCCGCTGTAGCCGCTGTTGAGGCCGTCGATGCCTGCGTGGGCCGCGTAGTCGAAGCCACGCGCAAAGCCGGTGGCGAGGTACTGATTACCGCCGACCACGGCAACTGCGAAGAAATGTTTGACCCCGAGTCGGGCCAGGTTTCTACTCAGCACTCCACCCTGCCGGTACCTCTGGTATACGTCAGCGAGCGCAAAGGCACTATTGCCGACGGCGGCTCACTGGCGGATGTGGCGCCCACCATGCTGCACCTGATGGGACTGGCACAGCCCGAAGAAATGGGCGGGCGCAACCTGATTACCCTGGAAGGCTAA